ACAGTCTGAACGTGACCAAATAGGAGAGAGCCAGAGCCTCCCCCAGGCCCCTGACCTGCGGGTTAAGGTTGTTTCTGAGTTGTCTTTCCTGGGGCTCATCTGAAACAAGGAGGAAAGGCATTGGTAAGTGGGAGGCCCAGCTCTTAGAATGCTTCCTCCTCCTCTGAcctcccaccccctccactgCTCAACTCCTGCCCAAAGAACTATGTGGCCTTCAAGACAAGCCCTCCCCTAGTCTGGAAAACCCCTGCCCTCATTCACCAGTCTGGGTCCGAGGCCCCTCCTGGGATTCCCCAGCCCTCCCCAGGGTACCGGTAGCTACCCGTCTTCCTCCCCTTTGCCCATGAGCCCTGTGCAGGCAGGACTGGTCAGCATCAAGTCTCCCGCCTCCTCCCCAATGCTTGGCACTCCCAAGGGGCACAACGCCATCAGTCAACAAATGAGTGAAGGACCCAGTACTCAAAGGAACTAAGAATAAATGCTAGAACATGTGGGATGCTACTTCTTAATCCATATAATTCGGGGCAGGGCAGAGTAGAGATCCCTAGAAGAGCCCAGCTCCTCTGCTTTACCCTTTCCTCCTGGGCAAGGATGGGGGCTGGCGATGGCGGGCGTGTGCTCCTGCAGCCCTGCGCTGTCGCTGTGAGGGCCTGCTCCCTGCAGTCCCGGCCTTGCCCACTAGGTGGGGCTGCTCATGCTTTCCATGCCTACCTTCTAGATCAttaacctgcttttttttttttttttaatccaacttTGTCCTTTCTTGGCCACCCATGGGAATCCAAAGCCCCTCTCTGTCCAGATGATCTCCTTGATATCTAACCTAAAGTGCCTAAGCTGTAACAGATGTTTTCCCTTGTTTGCCATCCAGCGGATTGGAGACGAGCATGCCTTGGGTTCTCACCCGAAAGGAGATGGTCCTGGAGCTCGAACGTTTGAGGGAGCTGCTATAGGTGACCTGGGTGGGTGAGACCAcgcctccctccttctccttgcTGGGGATTTTCACCTGGATGGGGCAGGAGAAGCGTCACACAGGAGAGGTCTGCCCACCCTACCAGGACTAGGCAGCCCCTAAGCCCAGGCTGGCCATGGGGACCCCACATGTTGATGCATCCCAGGAGCTacaggaagaaggagagagagacaaCCTTTCTCTCCTGCCCCTCTGTATCTACTATAGGGTTGGTGGACAAAGTCCTATGGGGCCAGGCTACCACGCAGAGCTTCACAGGGAATCTTCTAGAAGGCTTCCGAGAGTCTGCTGGAGTCTGGAGTCCAGACCCTGGATGGGGATATGGTATGAGGTACTGCTGGGGCTTCCTGCTACAATCCAGGGCCCTTTTCAGCTGCCAGCAACTGGCTCCTGCCTCAGCATCCCCATTTCAACAGTGGCAAGAAACAGGGAGAGAACACAATGCTAAAAACCAACCTGAAGGCAGAAGGACAGGAGGTGGCAAGAGAGCCAGAGACCACCTGGGCAGGACTAGATAGGGACTGGCCAGGGAGGGGCGGGAGTGCTGCCAACCTGGAGTGTGAAGGGTGGGAGGCGAGAAGCCACGTTCGGAGTGTCCAACTCCCTTTGCTCTCCCAGCTCTGCAGCTGGAGGGGGTGTCTCTTCAGGAAGGCCCCTTCTCCTCTGTTCCTTGGTGATGGGCCGGCTCTCCCCACAGGCTGGAGATTCTTGGGCCTGGGGCTGCTCTGAGCTTGAGGCCTTCTTTGGAGCCAGCTTTGTCCCCGTGGACTGAGTCTTCTCTGAGGCCACCAACTTCTCAAAGATGGATGCTTTCTCAGACACCCGTTTCCTTTCTGAGCTTGATGTCTTCTCTGGGGATGGCATCTTCTCTGAGATACTAGTTTTTTCTGGAACCGATTTCTTCTCTGATATAGATCTTTTCTCTGAGATTGCTATCTTCTCTGACACGGGTGTTTTCTCAGGGGCTGGCACCTTCTCTGAGATGGAAGTTTTCTCTGAGATCAATCTCTTTTCAAATGCTAATGTCTTCTCTGGAATGGAGATTTTCTCTGGGGCCTTCTCTGGAGCCTccttcttcccccttcctggCTCTCCACCCACCAAGCTCTCCTCCTCCCTGGCCCAGGGACCCCGCTGCTCCTGGCTCAGTCTCCGTCGAGGTGGGGGATCCAATTCCTTCTTGGGCCTTGGGGCTTGTTGCTTGATCTGCCCAGGTCCTGAGCTGTCCCTTCCCTCCTCTGGCTCTATCCTCTCCTGGCTGGGAGCCTCTGCAGCCTCTACCACCTGCCGTCTCTGCCTCCGCTCCCGCCGTGTCCTGAGAACGGCCTGGAAGTCCTCATCCTCATCTTTGGAGGCTGAGGGTGGTGGTGTGAAGACCTCTGCTTCCTCCACGCTTGGCAGTCTGAGTCAGAAGAGTGGAAAATGGGGTGGGAGACAGAATCAGAGGATATCACAGGTGGAAGGGACCCTGGGGTGTACCAGTGGAACTGCCTCCCAGAAAGGGGTGAGAAAATAAGGCCCTGAGCCCCCAACCCCTGACACCACTTCAACAATGATTTTTATCTGCTCTACGTATTAAATTTCCAAGATATAATCTGAACAAAGTACTCCATGCTTTTACAAATCCCCATAACATCCAACCATTCCATGTTCagattgaataaatgaacactGATCGAGTGCCTCCTttttatgtgctaggcactgaggTCAAAAAGAATCAACAtatgaattcttgatattctcacaagcagtgtgggcaaccaaagctataggctgagcccccagtcttggggtttattcataagaaacctaaccccacaggggatataGGTCAAGcccatttaaaattaggcctaagtgtcacccccaagagaacctcttctgttgctcagatgtggcctctctctccagccaacacagccagcaaactcaccaccctcccccgtctacgtgagacatgactcccaggggtgtggaccttcctggcaacatgggacagaaatcccagaatgagctgagattcagcatcaagggattgagaaaaactctggaatgagctgagacccagcatcaagggattgagaaaaccttctcgaccaaaagggggaagagtgaaatgagacaaagtgtcaatggctgagagattccagagtcgaaaggttatcctggaggttattcttatgcattaagtagatatcaccttgttaaccaagatgtaatggagaggctggagggaactgcctgaaaatgtagagctgtgttccagtagccatgtttcctaaagatgattgtataatgatatagctttcgcaatgtgactgtgtgattgtgaaaaccttgtgtctgatgctctttttatctaccttgtcaacagatgagtagagcatatggaataaaaataaataatagggggaacaaatgttaaaataaatttagtttgaaatgctagtgatcaatgaaagggaagggtatggtatgtaaaattttttttcctgtttttatttttctgttgtctttttatttctttttctgaattgatgcaaatgttccaagaaatgatgatgatgatgaatatgcaactatgtgatgatattgtgaattgctgagtgtatgtgttgagagtgtttgcgtttctttcttgtaatttttttctaattaataaaaaattttaaaaaagaaaaagaaaaagaatcaacataGCCCTTACTCCTTAAAATCAGATTGAGATCAGAGAGGTTCAGCAGTCTgtcaaaggtcacacagctacaaAGTGGCGGAACCAGGAGTAGAACTGCAGGTTCCTGATGCACCCCCAGCACTCCTGCCAGTCACGTGGTGCGGCCACAGGTATGGGTGCGACCCACGACTGAGACTCTGTTTCCCCTTCTCCGGAGAAGCTCAGCGAGCTAGAGCAACATGAGAGGAATACCCAAAACCTATAGAGACCGACATCCTGCAAAGTTTTCCGCCCCCTTCTGAACCACCCTCCACTCCCTCTCTTTACTCCTTTGGGGGACAGAGAACGATCTGGGGATTACACAGACATGGGGTGAGATCTGTGGCATGTTAACTCActgtctgagcctcagctttcaCATCTGCACACCGGGCTTGTGAGGAGCATGAAACGAGACTCGTGCCGTGAGACTCATTCCATGAGAATGCATGTAGGAGCATTCAGTGAGTTCCagccctcttcttctttctttcataacTCTAAAGTCTACACAGCAAGCCTAGCCCCCCTCACTTCCTCTCTTCAGATGCTAGTCATGGCGTTTCAAGATGAGAAGAACCTGGCAGATTCAGATGAGAACTCTGGCCCTGCCATTCTTTACTGTGTGGGTCTAAGTGCATCACCTGAGCACTCGTGGACCCGGTTTCTTCATGTGTCATACAGGTGAGCACCTCTCTCTCAGAGATGCTGGGGGAATTAAGTGAGCTGTGTCCATAAAACGCTCACCAAGATATCTGGCTCATGAATGGTTTTGATGGACCGTGGCAAGTGTGGTTATGAACAGAGTGGGGCCTGGCAAGGCAGAAGAGGGGACTGGGGAAGCTGAGGGAGGCGCACGGCACCTTCACACCCTGCATTTTCACTCCCTGAGCCCCAACCCCACGGGTCTGTACAGGGCAGGccggcccagcccagcccagcccgccCTGACCCTGCACCTCTCTGCGGCGGGCTGGTCTCCATTCTGGGTGGGCCTCAGAGCATCGTCATTGACCGCCGCGCTCAGGTTGCGGTGCCGCCGCCGGCGCTCGCGCTCCTGCTCCTCCTCGTCTTCCAGAGTCCTCTGCCTGGCCAGGCTGGGAGGAGGGGACAAGGGTCAGTGCAGCCCAAGCAAGACTTCCATGGAGCACTGACAACAGACAATACACCTTCCAAGACTGCACCGTTCTCAAGCAGTAACCGAGCCACTGCAAGGTGGCTAGTCTGCACCAAGGCGGCGCAAGTGCAAGACACACACGGGATTCGAAGACACAGTGTAAAAGACACATAAAAGGTCTCACTAGGgcgcacaggtggttcagtggtaggatgctcgcctttcatgcaggagacccgagttcgattcccagaccatgcacccctcaaaaacaaaagatctcattaataattgttttttcttctttttttttttttgcatgtgcaggcactgggaatcaaacccgggtctccagcatggcaggcaagaactctgcctgctgagccaccgtggcctgcccccattAATGATTTTGTAtactgattacatgttgaaatgatatgtTGGATATATTGGGGTAAAAAAAGATATTATTAGAATTTATTTTGCCtgcttctttatatatatatatatatttttaaacttttttttttttgcatgggcatatgttttgtttttttttttctttttgcatggacaggcactggga
This is a stretch of genomic DNA from Tamandua tetradactyla isolate mTamTet1 chromosome 4, mTamTet1.pri, whole genome shotgun sequence. It encodes these proteins:
- the LAD1 gene encoding ladinin-1 isoform X2 — its product is MSVSRKDWSALSSLARQRTLEDEEEQERERRRRHRNLSAAVNDDALRPTQNGDQPAAERLPSVEEAEVFTPPPSASKDEDEDFQAVLRTRRERRQRRQVVEAAEAPSQERIEPEEGRDSSGPGQIKQQAPRPKKELDPPPRRRLSQEQRGPWAREEESLVGGEPGRGKKEAPEKAPEKISIPEKTLAFEKRLISEKTSISEKVPAPEKTPVSEKIAISEKRSISEKKSVPEKTSISEKMPSPEKTSSSERKRVSEKASIFEKLVASEKTQSTGTKLAPKKASSSEQPQAQESPACGESRPITKEQRRRGLPEETPPPAAELGEQRELDTPNVASRLPPFTLQVKIPSKEKEGGVVSPTQVTYSSSLKRSSSRTISFRMSPRKDNSETTLTRSASVRLPASTVKLGEKLERYHTAIQRSESVKSSGPSRAEFFVAPMGVASKRHIFEKELAGQSGAEPASSRKENLRLSGIVTSRLNLWISKTQESGCEDSQVQKGPAAAKKTQWGKELDSSLDTEVRGVARTLGLGEKATGHGGGRLHAPTCMHT
- the LAD1 gene encoding ladinin-1 isoform X1, translating into MSVSRKDWSALSSLARQRTLEDEEEQERERRRRHRNLSAAVNDDALRPTQNGDQPAAERLPSVEEAEVFTPPPSASKDEDEDFQAVLRTRRERRQRRQVVEAAEAPSQERIEPEEGRDSSGPGQIKQQAPRPKKELDPPPRRRLSQEQRGPWAREEESLVGGEPGRGKKEAPEKAPEKISIPEKTLAFEKRLISEKTSISEKVPAPEKTPVSEKIAISEKRSISEKKSVPEKTSISEKMPSPEKTSSSERKRVSEKASIFEKLVASEKTQSTGTKLAPKKASSSEQPQAQESPACGESRPITKEQRRRGLPEETPPPAAELGEQRELDTPNVASRLPPFTLQVKIPSKEKEGGVVSPTQVTYSSSLKRSSSRTISFRMSPRKDNSETTLTRSASVRLPASTVKLGEKLERYHTAIQRSESVKSSGPSRAEFFVAPMGVASKRHIFEKELAGQSGAEPASSRKENLRLSGIVTSRLNLWISKTQESGCEDSQV